From Enterococcus mediterraneensis, the proteins below share one genomic window:
- a CDS encoding glycosyltransferase family 2 protein: MTINTGIPFIDGLISFMLFVLITYPILGGFIWFIGSLCYTFLFRYRQLDWADIPTEIEPMITIMVPAHNEEIVIENTIEYLMNHLNYHNYEVMVMDDGSTDDTPVILERLREKYSKLRVIRIEKNKGKAHAFNIGVGFAKGKLILSNDADTLPEPDALTKYVNYFLREDSTNISAVTANMDVQNRSTLLGKSQTVEFSSIVGVIKRTQIGVLGAIYAYSGANTIYRKDALFDVGLFRQNRATEDISIAWDHQFDGWLSLFAPKIIFFMEVPETLKMLYRQRKRWAKGGTEVWLTNIRRVLLHPFKNIGRSFLFLDQTLSILWTFFFWISTVIFAGIFIYNLVLGNYQIILHLLTGAFTFVCFEMIAGLLQLLASLLVDDEGSKIKYFLFAPLYMLFFWMMNAVTIVVTFIPAVKTILGHGSGVWVSPERQKRE; encoded by the coding sequence ATGACTATCAATACAGGGATCCCATTCATTGATGGACTTATTTCCTTTATGTTGTTTGTATTGATTACCTATCCTATCTTGGGTGGATTTATTTGGTTTATCGGCAGTCTTTGTTATACGTTTTTATTTCGTTATCGTCAATTGGATTGGGCCGATATTCCTACAGAAATCGAACCAATGATCACGATCATGGTACCGGCCCATAATGAGGAGATCGTGATTGAAAATACGATCGAATATTTGATGAATCATTTAAATTACCACAATTATGAAGTGATGGTCATGGATGATGGTTCAACAGATGATACACCGGTCATCCTTGAAAGATTGAGAGAAAAATATAGTAAACTGCGGGTGATCCGTATCGAAAAAAACAAAGGAAAGGCACATGCGTTTAATATCGGTGTCGGATTTGCAAAAGGCAAGCTGATATTGAGCAATGATGCTGATACGTTACCAGAACCGGATGCATTGACAAAATATGTCAATTATTTCTTACGAGAAGACAGTACGAATATTTCAGCTGTCACTGCCAATATGGATGTACAAAATCGCTCAACATTATTAGGAAAATCGCAGACAGTCGAATTCTCCAGTATCGTAGGAGTTATCAAAAGAACCCAGATCGGTGTATTAGGTGCTATCTATGCATACAGCGGAGCCAATACTATCTATCGTAAAGACGCACTGTTCGATGTTGGCCTTTTCCGTCAGAACCGAGCGACGGAAGATATCAGTATCGCGTGGGATCATCAATTTGATGGCTGGCTTTCATTATTTGCTCCTAAGATCATCTTTTTTATGGAAGTTCCTGAAACCCTCAAGATGCTCTATCGCCAACGAAAGCGTTGGGCCAAAGGAGGAACTGAGGTCTGGCTGACCAACATACGGCGAGTTTTATTACATCCCTTTAAAAATATCGGACGCAGTTTTTTATTTTTGGATCAGACATTGAGTATCTTATGGACCTTCTTTTTCTGGATCTCAACGGTGATTTTCGCAGGAATATTCATTTATAATCTGGTTTTAGGAAATTATCAGATCATTCTTCACTTGCTTACAGGAGCATTTACGTTTGTCTGTTTTGAAATGATCGCTGGTCTGTTGCAATTATTGGCTAGTTTACTGGTAGATGATGAAGGCAGCAAAATCAAATATTTTTTATTTGCACCACTTTATATGCTGTTTTTTTGGATGATGAATGCAGTAACGATCGTCGTAACGTTTATTCCGGCAGTCAAAACAATCTTAGGTCATGGGTCGGGTGTATGGGTCAGCCCGGAACGACAGAAAAGAGAATGA
- a CDS encoding PepSY domain-containing protein — translation MKNKYLLVGISMLSISLLAGCSGNDMSSDQSTSQTQSTSSSISQSTSATETSDTASQENGKRTVSVEDAIKAFQDTYPDADITSLELDTSFGKYFYKVEGLDDSKEYEIRVDGETKKIEKEREESLDDDEKNGEKRKDKLALTDLLSIEKAASIAEKEVGSGQATDWDLDQELGTTYWEVTVEDNGTETNVKMDARTGEILEKEVDD, via the coding sequence ATGAAAAATAAATATTTGTTAGTTGGAATCAGTATGTTATCTATAAGTTTACTTGCAGGATGTTCAGGAAATGATATGTCATCCGATCAATCCACGAGTCAGACACAGAGTACGTCATCAAGTATCAGCCAATCCACAAGTGCAACTGAGACATCGGACACAGCTAGTCAAGAAAATGGAAAACGAACAGTTTCAGTAGAAGATGCCATTAAAGCATTTCAAGACACATACCCTGATGCAGATATAACTTCACTTGAATTGGACACATCTTTTGGCAAATATTTTTACAAAGTTGAAGGTTTAGATGACAGTAAAGAATACGAAATACGAGTTGACGGGGAAACTAAAAAGATTGAGAAAGAACGCGAAGAATCGCTGGATGATGATGAGAAAAATGGCGAAAAACGCAAAGATAAATTAGCACTTACAGACTTACTAAGTATAGAAAAAGCAGCTTCGATTGCTGAAAAAGAGGTAGGGTCTGGACAAGCTACTGACTGGGACTTAGATCAAGAATTAGGGACCACTTATTGGGAAGTAACTGTAGAAGATAACGGCACAGAGACCAATGTAAAAATGGACGCGCGAACTGGTGAAATCTTGGAAAAAGAAGTTGATGACTAG
- the trmB gene encoding tRNA (guanosine(46)-N7)-methyltransferase TrmB: MRVRKRNGAEEMLAAHPEIVVADPTAWKGRWHERFGNDRPIHIEIGMGKGRFITGMAEKNPEINYIGVEMQVSVVSFALDKVLEKELPNVQLLHVDGSALTEYFADSEVDQIYLNFSDPWPKKRHEKRRLTSPAFLKVDQEILRPAGEIHFKTDNQGLFEYSLASFSKFGMTIQQVWLDLHHSDYADNIMTEYEEKFSTRGQRIYRVEARFADKTK, from the coding sequence ATGAGAGTAAGAAAACGAAATGGTGCGGAAGAAATGTTGGCTGCACACCCAGAGATCGTAGTTGCTGATCCAACAGCTTGGAAAGGACGCTGGCATGAGCGTTTTGGTAATGATCGTCCTATCCATATCGAGATCGGTATGGGGAAAGGCCGTTTTATCACCGGTATGGCAGAAAAAAATCCTGAAATCAATTATATCGGAGTAGAAATGCAAGTCAGTGTGGTTTCATTTGCATTAGATAAAGTGCTTGAAAAAGAACTGCCCAATGTTCAGCTGCTGCATGTAGACGGTTCTGCGTTGACAGAATACTTTGCCGATAGTGAAGTGGACCAGATCTATTTGAACTTTTCTGATCCATGGCCTAAAAAGCGTCATGAAAAGCGCCGATTGACCTCACCGGCATTTTTGAAAGTCGATCAAGAGATTTTGCGTCCGGCAGGAGAGATCCATTTTAAAACGGATAATCAAGGGTTGTTTGAATATTCCCTTGCCAGTTTTTCAAAATTTGGGATGACGATCCAACAAGTTTGGCTGGATCTGCATCATAGTGATTATGCGGACAATATCATGACTGAATATGAAGAGAAGTTTTCCACACGTGGACAGCGGATCTATCGGGTCGAAGCTCGTTTTGCGGATAAGACGAAATAA